One region of Endomicrobiales bacterium genomic DNA includes:
- a CDS encoding class A beta-lactamase-related serine hydrolase, with protein MFNPYFKKLSVFVLCTLISLISVSNTTQASLGQKEAEQIGTFDSICSTNDTLCRSLSKELELSTAKFHGNVGIFFKDLKTGKTVAINEETLFPSASLVKVPIMAAVFEAEKEGKLTLSKKLKLQNQYKSPGGGYLYKTREGRSFTILNLVERMVAQSDNTATNMLVAELGFEYLNKKFGEFGLINTNMRRGVLDLKSRNEGIENYTTANDMAFLLEKIFNRELISVQASQEMLDILKKQRVNDRIPRFLPKEVAIAHKTGTLKDTYSDVGIIFAPEGAFLLCVLTDEVTNKKYAKRFISKIAKTTYEYHKTINNGS; from the coding sequence ATGTTTAACCCGTATTTTAAAAAACTCTCGGTGTTTGTGCTTTGCACACTCATATCGCTTATTTCTGTGAGTAATACAACTCAGGCCAGCTTAGGCCAAAAAGAAGCGGAGCAGATAGGCACTTTTGACTCAATTTGCAGCACAAACGACACTTTGTGCCGCAGCTTATCTAAAGAATTAGAACTGAGTACCGCAAAATTTCATGGGAATGTCGGAATTTTTTTCAAAGATTTAAAAACCGGCAAAACAGTTGCCATAAATGAAGAAACTCTTTTCCCAAGCGCGAGCCTCGTAAAAGTGCCTATCATGGCGGCTGTTTTTGAAGCAGAAAAAGAAGGTAAACTTACACTTTCAAAAAAACTTAAACTGCAAAACCAATATAAATCGCCTGGTGGCGGCTATCTTTACAAAACCAGAGAGGGAAGAAGCTTTACAATACTTAACCTTGTAGAACGAATGGTTGCGCAAAGCGACAACACCGCGACAAATATGCTTGTGGCAGAACTTGGCTTTGAATATTTAAACAAAAAATTTGGAGAGTTCGGCTTAATAAACACAAATATGCGCCGAGGTGTTTTAGACCTTAAAAGCCGTAATGAAGGCATAGAAAACTACACAACAGCAAACGATATGGCTTTTTTGCTTGAAAAGATTTTTAATAGGGAATTAATATCCGTTCAGGCAAGCCAGGAAATGCTTGATATCTTAAAAAAACAAAGAGTTAACGACCGCATTCCACGCTTCCTACCAAAAGAAGTTGCAATTGCTCATAAAACCGGCACACTAAAAGACACTTACAGCGATGTGGGCATAATTTTTGCACCTGAAGGAGCATTTCTTCTTTGCGTGCTAACCGATGAAGTAACCAATAAAAAATACGCTAAGCGCTT
- the gatA gene encoding Asp-tRNA(Asn)/Glu-tRNA(Gln) amidotransferase subunit GatA, giving the protein MVLNQNSIINLSAFELREKIKTKELSCLQVTISFLDNIKTTEPKIDAFTCLTQDTALQKAKELDAKIASGQKVGELCGLPIAIKDNLHIEGVKTTCSSKILQNYTAPFDAEVITRLKAADAVFVGKTNLDEFAMGSSTENSAFKTTKNPWDTSRIPGGSSGGSAAAVASLMSPFALGSDTGGSIRQPAALCGTVGLKPTYGRVSRYGLVAFASSLDQIGTFSRTTKDTALLLKTIAGFDEKDSTSASIEVPNYIKSLEKTIKGMKIGVPKEYFEKGIDPEVEKALQEAIALYKDLGAQFVEVSLPNTQYAIAVYYIIAPCEASANLARYDGVRYGFRANCSNLLEEYEKTRDQGFGAEVKRRIMLGTYALSSGYYDAYYNKAQRARTLIKTDFENAFKQADILLTPTTPTPAFKIGEKSADPLQMYLSDIFTISCNLAGLPGISIPCGFTKSNLPIGMQLLGKPFGEETLLSAAHQYETKTSWHKRVPNV; this is encoded by the coding sequence ATGGTTCTAAACCAAAATTCTATTATCAACCTTAGCGCATTTGAACTTAGAGAAAAAATAAAAACAAAAGAGCTTTCCTGCCTGCAAGTTACAATCTCTTTCTTAGATAACATAAAAACTACCGAGCCAAAAATAGACGCTTTCACTTGCCTAACACAAGATACCGCCTTGCAAAAAGCAAAGGAGTTAGACGCTAAAATCGCATCAGGGCAAAAAGTCGGTGAACTTTGCGGCTTGCCAATTGCCATTAAAGATAACTTGCATATTGAAGGGGTTAAAACAACCTGCTCTTCAAAAATACTGCAAAACTACACAGCTCCTTTTGATGCCGAAGTTATAACGCGCCTTAAAGCCGCCGACGCCGTATTTGTTGGCAAAACAAACCTTGATGAGTTTGCTATGGGCTCATCAACTGAAAACTCCGCATTTAAAACAACAAAAAACCCGTGGGATACAAGCCGCATACCGGGGGGCTCCTCTGGTGGTAGTGCCGCCGCGGTTGCATCGCTTATGTCGCCATTTGCCCTTGGCTCAGACACAGGCGGCTCCATTCGTCAACCGGCCGCACTCTGCGGCACAGTTGGCTTAAAACCAACCTATGGTCGCGTAAGCCGATACGGCCTTGTGGCATTTGCCTCATCGCTTGACCAAATTGGCACATTTTCAAGAACTACAAAAGATACAGCACTTTTGCTTAAAACAATTGCTGGTTTTGACGAAAAAGATTCAACCTCCGCGTCAATTGAAGTGCCAAACTACATAAAATCACTTGAAAAAACCATAAAAGGCATGAAAATTGGAGTGCCAAAAGAATACTTTGAAAAAGGCATAGACCCTGAGGTAGAAAAAGCTCTGCAGGAAGCAATTGCCCTCTACAAAGACCTTGGCGCGCAATTTGTTGAAGTTTCCTTACCAAACACACAGTATGCAATTGCCGTTTACTATATAATTGCACCTTGCGAGGCCTCTGCAAACCTCGCTCGTTACGACGGCGTAAGATATGGCTTTCGCGCCAATTGTTCAAACCTGCTGGAAGAATACGAAAAAACTCGCGACCAGGGCTTTGGCGCAGAAGTTAAGCGAAGAATAATGCTTGGCACTTATGCGCTTTCAAGCGGATATTATGATGCTTACTACAACAAAGCTCAAAGGGCAAGAACCCTGATAAAAACGGATTTTGAAAACGCCTTTAAGCAAGCAGATATATTGCTTACCCCTACAACACCTACCCCAGCATTTAAAATTGGGGAAAAGAGCGCAGACCCATTACAAATGTACCTTTCAGATATATTCACAATTTCTTGCAATTTGGCTGGCCTGCCGGGTATATCTATACCCTGCGGCTTTACAAAAAGCAACCTGCCAATAGGCATGCAGCTATTGGGCAAACCCTTTGGTGAAGAAACGCTGCTCTCTGCCGCACATCAATACGAAACAAAAACTTCGTGGCACAAAAGGGTGCCGAATGTTTAA
- a CDS encoding magnesium transporter CorA family protein → MIRAISLKNGFSEVVTDFTAINSAIEGRSKLLWIDIFAENHELKNEEISVLFDSFKFHELSIEDCLFPQYQPKVEEFEEYVFVAVHGIKTKDCDCSDIENKIFELDIFLGKDYIVTVHTEPIPQIDLLFEKAKLKPQVELKSIDYLLYTMFDKIYNSYEFIVEKFNEKINTIEDAILENPSRERMTEIFSFKKQLLSLKKVLEPQLNVYTYFTRESNGFISKKYSAYFRDMLSNYKRASQAIDSSNQIMGSLLEIYVSNVTLKLNEIIKFLTVIATIFLPALLITSYFGMNVPFFERVLFGEENTWFFAFGIIILSTVLTYIFIKRKKWF, encoded by the coding sequence ATGATTAGAGCAATCTCTCTTAAAAACGGGTTTAGCGAAGTTGTAACCGATTTTACGGCAATTAACTCTGCAATTGAAGGCAGGTCTAAGCTTTTGTGGATTGATATATTTGCCGAAAATCACGAACTTAAAAATGAAGAGATTTCTGTTTTGTTTGATAGTTTTAAGTTCCATGAGCTTTCCATTGAAGATTGCCTTTTTCCGCAATACCAGCCAAAAGTTGAAGAGTTTGAAGAATATGTATTTGTAGCTGTACACGGTATAAAAACCAAGGACTGTGACTGCTCTGATATAGAAAACAAGATTTTTGAGCTTGATATATTTTTAGGCAAAGATTACATTGTAACCGTTCACACTGAACCCATACCTCAAATAGACCTGCTTTTTGAAAAAGCAAAGTTAAAACCGCAAGTTGAGCTAAAAAGCATTGATTATCTGCTCTACACAATGTTTGATAAAATTTACAACTCCTATGAATTTATCGTTGAAAAATTCAACGAAAAAATAAACACAATAGAGGATGCCATACTTGAAAACCCGTCACGAGAGCGTATGACGGAGATATTCTCTTTTAAAAAACAACTCTTGTCGCTTAAAAAAGTGCTTGAGCCGCAGTTAAATGTTTACACCTACTTTACCAGAGAATCAAACGGCTTTATTTCAAAAAAATATTCCGCATACTTTCGCGATATGCTTTCAAACTACAAAAGAGCAAGCCAGGCAATTGACTCGTCTAACCAAATAATGGGCAGTTTGCTTGAAATTTATGTTTCCAATGTAACGCTTAAACTAAATGAAATAATAAAGTTTCTAACGGTAATTGCCACAATTTTTTTGCCGGCGTTACTTATAACCAGCTATTTTGGAATGAATGTGCCATTTTTTGAAAGAGTACTTTTTGGCGAAGAAAATACATGGTTTTTTGCTTTTGGGATAATTATTTTATCTACAGTTCTTACATACATATTTATTAAGAGAAAAAAATGGTTCTAA
- the gatC gene encoding Asp-tRNA(Asn)/Glu-tRNA(Gln) amidotransferase subunit GatC, giving the protein MKITKKEVEHVARLGRLELSAEEKEKFTSQLEGILSYVGQLEKLDTKNIVPTSYAIAQNTSKELAIGREDVRKDSSKQLLENLLNNAPHRDGNFFRVKKVIDND; this is encoded by the coding sequence ATGAAAATTACAAAAAAAGAAGTTGAACATGTCGCGCGCCTTGGACGCTTAGAACTTTCAGCAGAGGAAAAAGAAAAGTTTACCTCTCAGCTTGAAGGCATTTTAAGCTATGTTGGCCAATTAGAAAAATTAGACACCAAAAACATTGTGCCAACCAGTTATGCGATTGCACAAAATACATCCAAAGAGCTTGCCATTGGGCGCGAAGATGTTCGCAAGGATTCTTCTAAACAACTACTTGAGAACTTACTTAACAACGCTCCACACCGCGATGGCAATTTCTTTAGAGTTAAAAAGGTGATTGATAATGATTAG
- a CDS encoding UvrD-helicase domain-containing protein: MDFLKDLNPPQKEAVLHPGGPMIIFAGAGTGKTRVITYRIAHLLKNGVSPYSILAVTFTNKAADQMRQRVDTLVPGLGRSVLISTFHSFGARFLRQEALAIGINPDFVIYDSSDQKKLVQICIEELKLDEKRFKPSRITEYISRAKDDLLNAESFAATALTLNDPNQQIIASIYSLYQKKLTNAGALDFGDLLMISVLALGVNEALRQKYQNRFEHILVDEYQDTNHAQYLLTKYLSAKHKNICVVGDDDQSIYSWRGANIRNILDFENDNPSCKVIKLEQNYRSTPNIIESAWNVIKNNSDRVEKHLWTQNSSGSSIEFISSYNEIAEAENIINAISNYVINQGRAYGDFAIFYRTNAQSRVLEDALRRNGIAYKIIGSVKFYERAEVKDALAYLRLVHNTADSLALKRIINIPRRGIGKTSLESLEALANQNGTTLWQAVSNCQDIYLTPSTRKALNSFTTLINSLRAEKNNMPVKQLTELVFEKTKYPQMLEEEDTLEAKTKIENLNELLSAMDEFQQRSEDKTLSGYLTQVSLVSGSDELDDNSQKVTLMTLHLAKGLEFPFVFVTGLEEGLFPIGEAAFDKEQLEEERRLMYVGMTRAKEKLHLSWAAQRRLAGKTNWAMQSRFVEEAYGRQNHIKHTQEKTSERKISIMNANNFEAPQSAPSPFPLGVRVRHGVFGDGKVIEKSGSGDDLKLVILFDSGGWKKIYPKFAKLDRI, encoded by the coding sequence ATGGATTTTTTAAAAGACCTTAACCCTCCACAAAAAGAAGCGGTTTTACACCCCGGCGGACCGATGATTATATTTGCCGGCGCCGGCACAGGCAAAACTCGCGTTATTACATACCGCATTGCGCATTTGCTAAAAAATGGTGTGTCTCCATATAGTATTCTTGCAGTAACATTTACCAACAAAGCTGCCGACCAAATGCGCCAACGCGTAGACACACTTGTTCCTGGGCTTGGGCGTAGTGTGTTAATATCTACATTCCACTCATTTGGTGCGCGTTTTCTGCGCCAGGAAGCACTCGCAATTGGAATTAACCCCGATTTTGTTATTTATGACTCTTCCGACCAAAAAAAACTTGTTCAAATATGCATTGAAGAGCTTAAACTTGACGAAAAAAGATTTAAGCCCTCACGCATAACAGAGTACATCAGCCGCGCAAAAGACGATCTCTTAAACGCTGAGTCATTTGCCGCAACCGCGCTTACTTTAAACGATCCAAATCAACAGATTATTGCATCTATTTATTCACTTTACCAAAAAAAGCTTACCAATGCCGGTGCGCTTGACTTTGGCGACCTCTTAATGATTAGCGTGCTTGCGCTTGGCGTAAACGAAGCCCTGCGCCAAAAGTACCAAAACCGTTTTGAGCATATTCTTGTTGATGAGTATCAAGACACAAACCACGCGCAATACCTTTTAACAAAATATCTTTCGGCAAAACATAAAAATATATGCGTTGTAGGCGACGATGACCAGTCAATTTATTCGTGGCGTGGGGCAAACATTCGCAACATTCTTGACTTTGAAAATGATAACCCGTCATGCAAGGTAATAAAACTTGAGCAAAATTACCGCTCTACACCAAACATTATAGAAAGCGCGTGGAATGTTATAAAAAATAACTCCGACCGTGTTGAAAAACACCTGTGGACGCAAAACTCAAGCGGCAGTTCAATAGAGTTTATTAGCTCATATAATGAGATTGCCGAAGCGGAGAATATAATTAACGCAATCTCCAATTATGTAATCAATCAAGGCAGAGCGTATGGTGATTTTGCAATTTTTTACAGAACCAATGCCCAATCGCGTGTTTTAGAAGACGCTCTTCGCAGAAACGGCATTGCGTACAAAATTATCGGCTCGGTAAAGTTTTATGAGCGGGCGGAAGTAAAAGATGCCCTTGCTTACCTGCGCCTTGTGCATAACACTGCCGACTCACTTGCCTTAAAACGAATAATAAATATACCGCGCCGGGGCATTGGCAAAACTTCGCTTGAATCACTTGAAGCTCTTGCCAACCAAAATGGCACAACACTTTGGCAAGCCGTTAGTAACTGCCAAGATATTTATTTAACACCTTCCACACGCAAAGCACTAAATTCATTTACTACACTCATAAATTCTTTGCGAGCAGAAAAAAATAATATGCCAGTTAAACAGCTTACCGAACTTGTTTTTGAAAAAACAAAATACCCGCAAATGCTTGAAGAGGAAGACACCCTTGAAGCAAAAACAAAAATAGAAAACTTAAACGAACTTTTATCCGCAATGGACGAATTCCAACAACGCTCAGAAGACAAAACACTTTCTGGCTACCTAACGCAGGTATCACTTGTAAGCGGCTCCGATGAATTAGACGATAATTCACAAAAAGTTACGCTAATGACACTGCACCTTGCCAAAGGCCTTGAATTCCCGTTTGTATTTGTTACAGGGTTAGAAGAAGGGCTTTTCCCTATTGGCGAAGCGGCTTTTGATAAAGAGCAGTTAGAAGAAGAACGCCGTTTAATGTATGTTGGTATGACCAGAGCAAAGGAGAAATTACACTTAAGCTGGGCAGCGCAGCGGCGCCTTGCCGGAAAAACAAACTGGGCTATGCAATCGCGTTTTGTGGAAGAGGCCTATGGCCGTCAAAACCACATAAAACACACTCAAGAAAAGACAAGTGAAAGAAAAATAAGTATAATGAACGCTAATAATTTTGAAGCGCCGCAAAGCGCACCGTCGCCGTTTCCGCTTGGTGTACGCGTCCGTCATGGCGTTTTTGGCGACGGTAAAGTAATAGAAAAAAGTGGTTCCGGGGATGATTTAAAACTGGTTATTCTTTTTGACTCCGGCGGCTGGAAAAAAATATATCCAAAGTTTGCAAAATTGGACCGCATATAA
- the tyrS gene encoding tyrosine--tRNA ligase: MQNIEKVISRIKRGTVDFISEEEIRKKLSLKRPLRIKFGVDPTSPDIHLGHTVLLNKLKIFQELGHHIVFIIGDFTAKIGDPSGCSQTRPMMSEKDILDNAKTYQEQVFRILDRSKTEVVFNSSWLYPLGLEGLLTLASKYTVARMLERDDFEKRYKKDTPISIVEFLYPLLQGYDSVAVKADIELGGNDQKFNLLVGRDFQRNYAQEPQAVITMPLLVGTDGVRKMSKSYGNYIALSDTPADMFGKIMSISDELMLDYFELLTERDLAQVKTLHPRQAKAELAQEITAKYHGIDAAKVAREGFDSQFAKKEIPKNIEEYVCKTQMTLVDLLVASELAGSKNEARRLVEQGGVKIDGQKIIGDKTITTEKGYILQAGKRKFKKIVVIK, translated from the coding sequence ATGCAAAATATAGAAAAAGTTATTTCAAGAATAAAACGCGGAACGGTTGATTTCATCTCTGAAGAGGAGATAAGAAAAAAACTCTCGCTAAAAAGGCCTCTACGCATAAAGTTTGGCGTTGACCCAACCTCGCCCGACATTCACTTAGGCCATACCGTATTGCTAAATAAGTTAAAAATATTCCAAGAGCTAGGCCACCATATAGTTTTTATAATTGGTGACTTTACTGCAAAAATAGGCGACCCATCCGGTTGTTCTCAAACCCGCCCTATGATGAGTGAAAAAGATATTTTGGATAATGCAAAAACATACCAGGAACAGGTTTTTAGAATTTTAGATAGGTCAAAAACTGAGGTTGTTTTTAACTCAAGCTGGCTTTACCCGCTTGGGCTTGAGGGGCTTTTAACGCTTGCTTCAAAGTATACAGTTGCCCGTATGCTTGAACGCGACGATTTTGAAAAGCGTTATAAAAAAGACACCCCAATAAGTATAGTGGAATTTCTTTACCCGCTTCTTCAGGGCTATGATTCTGTTGCAGTAAAGGCAGATATTGAGCTTGGCGGCAACGACCAAAAATTTAATTTACTTGTAGGGCGCGACTTCCAACGCAATTATGCCCAAGAGCCGCAAGCGGTTATTACAATGCCATTACTTGTGGGAACTGATGGTGTTAGAAAAATGTCTAAGTCGTATGGAAACTACATTGCATTAAGCGACACCCCTGCGGATATGTTTGGCAAGATAATGTCTATTTCAGATGAGCTTATGCTTGATTATTTTGAACTGCTTACCGAACGCGATTTGGCGCAGGTAAAAACCCTGCATCCGCGTCAGGCAAAGGCCGAGCTTGCCCAAGAAATTACCGCGAAGTACCACGGTATAGATGCCGCGAAAGTCGCGCGCGAGGGTTTTGACAGCCAGTTTGCAAAAAAAGAAATTCCAAAGAATATTGAAGAGTATGTTTGTAAAACACAAATGACATTGGTTGACCTCCTTGTTGCCTCAGAGCTTGCAGGCAGTAAAAATGAAGCAAGGCGGCTTGTGGAACAAGGCGGAGTAAAAATTGACGGGCAAAAAATAATTGGTGACAAAACAATAACAACAGAGAAAGGTTATATTTTACAAGCAGGAAAGAGAAAGTTTAAGAAAATAGTTGTTATTAAATAA
- a CDS encoding penicillin-binding protein activator LpoB: protein MKKYLAFVLAVGVAFALSSCASTPKVTRVDVSEQIDLSGLWNDTDSQMVSAEMIQDVTNRPWIDDFAMKSQTKPRVIVGTILNKSHEHINTSTFIIDLEKELTNSGRVIFVASKDERSEVREEKVDQAQNASVQTAKSAGQEQGADFMLKGEINTIIDQAGKMQVRYYQINLQLVNILTNEKVWIGEKKIKKEIKRPSSTL, encoded by the coding sequence ATGAAAAAGTATTTAGCGTTTGTTTTAGCTGTAGGTGTTGCATTTGCTTTAAGTTCTTGTGCTTCAACGCCAAAAGTTACGCGTGTGGATGTTTCTGAGCAAATAGATTTAAGCGGTCTGTGGAATGATACCGATTCTCAAATGGTCAGCGCAGAAATGATACAAGATGTAACAAATAGGCCATGGATAGATGATTTTGCAATGAAGAGCCAGACAAAACCGCGTGTAATTGTGGGTACTATATTAAACAAAAGCCATGAACATATAAACACCTCAACTTTTATAATAGATCTTGAAAAAGAGCTTACAAACTCGGGGCGCGTAATTTTTGTTGCCTCAAAAGATGAACGAAGCGAAGTGCGTGAAGAAAAAGTTGACCAGGCGCAAAACGCATCAGTACAAACGGCAAAAAGTGCCGGACAGGAACAAGGGGCAGATTTTATGTTAAAAGGCGAGATCAATACAATTATTGACCAAGCCGGTAAAATGCAGGTGCGTTATTATCAAATAAATCTTCAGCTTGTAAATATACTCACCAACGAAAAGGTTTGGATAGGCGAAAAGAAAATAAAAAAAGAAATCAAGCGCCCTTCATCCACATTGTAA
- a CDS encoding LPP20 family lipoprotein — translation MKKIFLALICTLVILSPLFAKTPDWVNGESKLYPKDKYIIGIGIGKNIDEARSAARAEIAKTFGATITQKTNDTIKEIGFSDENGKNVTIQLETQANTQVSTNQVLNGIEVQETWTNPKGGSIYALAVLEKVKMKAALSEELLGYENTLNFELEEANKPYGAVEKVRSYTRMLLAIKERNGVYAKMRVLGVAVNQDAQPQEAEILQKRSENCAKINFIIEADNENGLVDALKAVITKSEFSVNAATLPIESSVQAAEKVGYTLAVMSNISVKPANRSNPQWSFYDWDSVVDLYEDKPGGRLLSTITKSGQVSQLNKDAAKSRAIIAARDAASSALEEIITNYLFK, via the coding sequence ATGAAAAAAATATTCTTAGCTTTAATTTGTACATTAGTTATCTTATCCCCACTTTTTGCCAAAACCCCCGATTGGGTAAATGGCGAAAGTAAGCTTTACCCAAAAGATAAGTATATAATAGGTATAGGCATTGGCAAAAACATAGATGAGGCGCGTTCAGCCGCCAGGGCAGAAATAGCAAAAACATTTGGTGCAACCATAACACAAAAAACAAATGATACCATAAAAGAGATTGGATTTTCAGATGAAAATGGAAAAAATGTAACAATTCAGCTTGAAACTCAGGCAAACACGCAGGTTTCTACAAATCAGGTGCTTAATGGTATAGAGGTGCAAGAAACCTGGACAAACCCAAAAGGTGGCTCAATCTATGCACTTGCGGTACTTGAAAAAGTTAAAATGAAGGCCGCGCTTTCGGAAGAACTACTTGGTTATGAAAATACATTGAATTTTGAACTAGAAGAGGCAAATAAACCCTACGGAGCAGTTGAAAAGGTGCGTTCATATACAAGAATGCTTTTGGCAATAAAGGAAAGAAATGGAGTATATGCAAAAATGAGAGTGCTTGGTGTGGCGGTAAATCAAGATGCTCAGCCACAAGAGGCAGAAATCTTACAAAAAAGATCTGAAAATTGTGCAAAAATAAATTTTATAATAGAAGCGGATAACGAAAATGGACTTGTAGATGCCTTAAAAGCTGTAATAACAAAGAGTGAATTTTCGGTTAATGCAGCAACTTTGCCTATTGAATCCTCAGTTCAGGCTGCGGAAAAGGTTGGCTATACATTGGCCGTAATGTCTAATATCTCAGTGAAGCCGGCAAATAGAAGTAACCCCCAATGGTCATTTTACGATTGGGACTCAGTCGTAGATTTGTATGAAGATAAACCAGGTGGCAGATTGCTCTCTACAATAACAAAGTCCGGCCAGGTGTCACAGTTAAACAAGGATGCCGCCAAAAGCAGGGCCATAATAGCGGCGCGTGATGCCGCTTCATCGGCTTTGGAAGAAATAATAACCAACTATCTGTTTAAGTAG
- a CDS encoding LPP20 family lipoprotein, whose product MNHIKFLSLAVGIALLFGCSSMAKKPEWVLKGSGAFKSEKKVLYGVGIAENITSEALRRTTADNRAIAEISKQLSTMSTSMMRDYMSSASDAEKAKASGDQYVENTVKTFASNTISGVKVVDRWDEGKVTYSLAELSIDDLKAMTENISQLSSEIREHIKANAEKAFDKLSQEQEKNAK is encoded by the coding sequence ATGAATCACATTAAGTTTTTGTCTTTAGCAGTTGGCATTGCTCTGTTGTTTGGATGTTCAAGTATGGCAAAGAAACCTGAGTGGGTACTAAAAGGCAGTGGAGCATTTAAGTCAGAAAAAAAGGTTCTCTATGGTGTTGGAATAGCAGAGAATATAACTTCTGAAGCTCTTCGTAGAACAACGGCAGACAACAGAGCCATAGCTGAAATATCAAAACAACTTTCAACTATGTCAACATCAATGATGCGTGACTATATGTCGTCCGCGTCCGATGCCGAAAAAGCAAAAGCGTCAGGTGACCAATATGTTGAAAACACTGTAAAAACATTTGCCTCAAATACAATATCAGGGGTTAAAGTAGTGGATCGCTGGGATGAAGGCAAGGTAACATATTCTCTTGCAGAGTTGAGTATTGATGATTTAAAAGCAATGACAGAAAACATAAGTCAACTCAGTTCAGAAATTCGTGAACACATAAAGGCAAACGCAGAAAAAGCATTTGATAAACTTAGCCAGGAACAAGAGAAAAATGCAAAATAA